From Streptomyces qinzhouensis, one genomic window encodes:
- a CDS encoding class I SAM-dependent methyltransferase: protein MLTVDFSRFPLAPGDRVLDLGCGAGRHAFECYRRGARVVALDRSSEEIREVAKWFAAMKEAGEAPEGATATAMEGDALHLPFPDESFDVVIISEVMEHIHDDKGVLAEMVRVLRPGGRIAVTVPRYGPEKICWALSDAYHEVEGGHIRIYKADELLARIEEAGLVPYGTHHAHALHSPYWWLKCAFGVDNDKALPVKAYHQLLVWDIMKKPLATRLAEQALNPLIGKSFVAYATKPALPRAQA from the coding sequence CGCGTTCTCGACCTCGGCTGCGGGGCCGGCCGCCATGCCTTCGAGTGTTACCGGCGCGGTGCCCGGGTGGTCGCCCTCGACCGCAGCTCCGAGGAGATCCGCGAGGTCGCCAAGTGGTTCGCCGCGATGAAGGAGGCGGGCGAGGCCCCCGAGGGCGCCACCGCCACCGCGATGGAGGGCGACGCGCTCCATCTCCCCTTCCCCGACGAGTCCTTCGACGTGGTGATCATCTCCGAGGTGATGGAGCACATCCACGACGACAAGGGCGTGCTGGCCGAGATGGTCCGGGTCCTCAGGCCCGGCGGCCGGATCGCCGTCACCGTTCCCCGCTACGGCCCGGAGAAGATCTGCTGGGCCCTCAGCGACGCCTACCACGAGGTCGAGGGCGGCCATATCCGTATCTACAAGGCGGACGAACTGCTCGCGCGGATCGAGGAGGCCGGGCTCGTCCCGTACGGCACCCACCACGCCCACGCCCTGCACAGCCCCTACTGGTGGCTCAAGTGCGCCTTCGGCGTCGACAACGACAAGGCCCTCCCGGTCAAGGCGTACCACCAACTCCTGGTCTGGGACATCATGAAGAAGCCGCTGGCCACCCGGCTCGCGGAGCAGGCGCTCAACCCCCTGATCGGCAAGAGCTTCGTCGCCTACGCCACCAAGCCCGCGCTGCCCCGGGCGCAGGCGTGA